From Ochotona princeps isolate mOchPri1 chromosome X, mOchPri1.hap1, whole genome shotgun sequence, one genomic window encodes:
- the LOC101523210 gene encoding histone H2B type F-M, with translation MAEPHGDSTSEETQEPASNPPREETPRRRHHRRRHHHRHQGHEHSFAGCFPRLLLRRHEDLTLSRAARSLLDSYVRELLERIAQEASCLLRDRNRSVLTHVEIQDAIQRLLSGELRLVSVFQGSNALLNYHRHK, from the coding sequence ATGGCTGAGCCCCATGGTGACTCGACTTCTGAGGAGACCCAGGAGCCAGCCTCGAACCCTCCAAGGGAGGAGACACCTAgacgccgccaccaccgccgccgccaccaccaccgccaccaggGCCATGAACACAGCTTCgctggctgcttccccaggcttctCCTGAGGCGCCATGAGGACCTCACCCTGTCTAGGgcggccaggagcctcctggacAGTTACGTGAGGGAACTCTTGGAGCGCATCGCCCAGGAGGCCTCCTGCTTGCTCCGGGATAGGAACCGCTCCGTCCTCACCCACGTCGAGATCCAGGACGCCATCCAGCGCCTGCTGTCTGGCGAGCTTCGCCTGGTCTCTGTCTTCCAGGGCTCCAATGCCCTCCTGAATTACCACAGACACAAGTGA